CCGCGCTGCTCTCCACCGACGAGGCGCAGCTCGCGCTGACCGTCGCCGCCGAGCAGGTCCGTGAACTCGCCGACGGCGCCCTCGGGATGATCCTGCTGCCCACCGGCGACGGTCAGATGCGGGTGGCGCACGCCTCCGGCGAGTCCGCCGAGTTCGTCCGGGGCGAACTGATGCCGGAGGGCAGTTTCGCCGGACGGCTGCTGGCCGGGCAGAGCGTCTACTTCGAGGACATGTCCACCCACCCGGGCGTGGTGCTCCGGCTGGCCCGGCGCTTCGGACCGTCGATGGCGGTGCCGATGATCTCGTCCGGCCGGGTCCTCGGCGGGCTCGCGGTCTGGCGCACCCGTGGCAGCGCGCCGTTCACCGAGGGGAGAAGCAGCTCGCGCAGACCTTCGCCTCGCAGGCGGCGCTGGCGCTGCGGCTCGCCGAGGGCCAGCGCGACCAGCAGCGGCTCGCCGTCTTCCAGGACCGCGACCGGATCGCGCGGGACTTGCACGACCTGGTCATCCAGCGGCTGTTCGCCACCGGGATGGTGCTGGAGGGCGCCGCCCGCCGGGCCGGCGTCCCGGAGGTCAGGGAGCGGATCGGCCAGGCCGTGGACGAGCTGGACGCCACCATCCAGGAGGTCCGGACCACGATCTACGCCCTGCAGCACGACACCGGCGACGAGCCCGACACGCTGCGCACCAGGGTGCTGCGGGAGGCCAGCCAGGCCGCCGCCGCGCTGGGCTTCAAACCGTCGGTCGGCTTCACCGGGCCGGTGGAGAGCCTGGTCGGGGAACAGGCCGCCCGTCAGCTCCTGGCGGCGTTGCGGGAGATGCTCTCCAACACGGCCCGGCACGCGCGCGCCTCCCGGGTCTCCGTCCAGCTCGACGCCACCGTCCACCTGGACCGCGAGGGCCGGCCGCTGCCGGGCACCGTCGTGGAGGAGCTGGAGGAGGCCCGGCCCGGAGCGCTGCTGACCGTCACCGACGACGGCGTCGGCATCCCGGACGGCGGCCGGCGCAGCGGGCTGCGCAACCTCACCCGGCGGGCCGAGGCGCTCGGCGGCGACGCCTGGCACGAGTGCGGGCCGGACGGCCGGGGCACCCGGGTGAGCTGGACGGTCAGGCTCTGACCACCCGCCCGCCCGGGCCCGGTGCCCTCTGCCGCAGGCGTCAGAACTTGATGGCCAGTGTCCGCATCGCCTCACCGGCGTACGTGCGGGCGGCCGCGATGCCCCGGCCGTCGTCGATGTCGGCGTAGACGTCGAAGGTCACCTCGCCCTTGCGCGCCACCAGCAGCACGTACGGCAGCGGGTCGCTCTTCTTCCCGTCCGCCAGGACGAACACCCCCGTGCCCTCCTCGGCGTAGACCTCGTCGGCGCCCGCGACGCTCGGGGCCTTCACCTCGTGGACGCCGCTGAAGCGGTCGCCGGACGCGTCGTCGGTGTAGGCCGGGCACCGCTTGGCACCGGCCCGGGTGTCCGCGAAGTCGCGGTGCGAGGCGTCCGCCGAGCCGAACACCTCGGCCTCGGACCACCCGAATACGGAGACCCCCGTGCCGGCCGGGCTGGGCAGCTCCACCGTCCGCTGCATCCGGCCGGTCAGCCCCTTCACCGGGGTGCTCCCGGTGAGATGGCAGGAGGCGTCCAGCGCGGGCAGGGCCAGAGAGGTGTCCTCCGAGGGCTTGCCGCTCTCCTTGAAGCCGTTGCCCCACTCCCACGGCAGCAGGGCGAGGCCGGCCACCCGGGCCTGGCCCGGCGGGGGCTGTCGAGGCCGTGGTCGGCGGCCGCGGCGGACGCCGGGGCGCTCGGCTTCCCGGCCGGTGCGCTCGCGGCGGCCGAGGCGGGCGCGGAGGGGGCGGCGCTCCCGGCCGCGGCGCCGCCGGGGTCGTTGCAGGCGGTCAGGGCCAGGGCGGAGACGGCCAGGGCCGCCGCTCGCAGGGCGGTGCGCGAAGACATGCTGGAGGATCCCCCGATCGGTGCGCGGCCCCGGTGGCCGCGGCTGACGATCGAACAGATTACCGACGGCATCGGACGGTCCACGCGCCGGAGTCGTCAGAACAGCGTCTCGATCACCGCCGCCACGCCGTCGTCCTCGTTGCTGACGGTGTGCTGGGCCACCGCGGCCAGCACGTCCGGATGCGCGTTGGCGACCGCGTACGACGCACCCGCCCAGGCAAGCATCTCCAGGTCGTTCGGCATGTCGCCGAAGGCCACCACCTCCGAGCGGTCGATGCCCTGCTCGCCGCACCAGCGGGCCAGCGTGCTCGCCTTGGTGACGCCCGCGGCGCTGATCTCCACCAGCGACACCGGGCTCGACCGGGTGATCTCCACGACGTGCCCGGCGGCCTCCCTGGCCTCCCGCAGGAAGGTGTCCGGGTCGAGGACCGGGTGCTTGGCGAGCAGCTTGAACAGGCCGTCCACCCGGCCCTCGGCGATCAGCTGCTCGGCCGGCGCCACCGGGTGCGGCTTGTCCGACTCCCACATCACCAGCGTGTACTCCGGCTCGCGGGCGAAACCGCCGGGGAACTCGAAGGCGAACGCCGTCCCGGGCAGCCGCTCGCGCAGCGCCCGGACGACCGCCAGGGTCGCCTCCCGGTCCAGCGGGAAGGTCTCCAGGAGCTCCCCGCGGTGCACGTCGACCACGGCGCCGCCGTTGGAGCAGATCGCCACCCCGTGGCCCCCGATGTGCGGGCTCAGCTGCGCCATCCAGCGCGGCGGCCGGCCGGTCACGAACACCACCCGGAGCCCGGCCCGCTCGGCGGCGGCGAGCGCCGCCGCCGTCCGTTCCGAGACCGTGCCACCGCGGCACAGCAGGGTGCCGTCCAGGTCGGTGGCGATCAGACGGGGGCGCGGCGGGGTGGCGGTCACCGCTCCATCTTCGCGCACCCCCGCGGCTCCCCGGGAGAGGCGGGTACCACCCCGCCCGGGACGGGAACGCGGCCCGCCCGCGGGCCGTTCCGCAGCGGGAGGGACACATGCGCACCAGGCAACGGGACCGCGACGTACCGGGCCCGTCCGCGCCCTGGAACGAGATCGTTCCGGGGCTGTGGATGGGCGGCCACTGGTGGCTCGGTCCGGAAGGCATCGAGCCCGCCGTGGTGCGGTCCGAGTTCGACACCGTGGTGAGCCTGGTCGACATCCCCGGGCACGGGCCCGACCCGCAGGTCGCGCACCACTGCGGGCCCGTCCCCGACGGTCCGCTCTCGCCCGGCCAGATCGACACCGTGATCCGGCTGGCCGGCCGGACGGCCGAGGCGCTGCGGTCCGGCCGCACCGTCCTGGTCCGCTGCCACTCCGGGTACAACCGGTCGGGCCTGGTGACCGCCCGGGCGCTGGTCGACCTCGGGCACGGCACCGAGGAGGCCGTCGAACTGATCCGCCGCCGGAGGTCCCCGTGGGCCCTGCACAACCGGCTGTTCGTCGACTATCTCGGTACCGGTCTGGAGACGGCCCTGCTGCTCACCGGGCTCGGCCCCGACTGACCTGCGGCGGCCGGCCCGCCGCGGCGGATCCGTGCGCGGTCCGGCCGGATCGCGGCGCTTCCGTGCGGCACCCGGACGGGCGGCGGCGGGCGGCCGAAGATGGGCCCCACCGCCATGGACCCCAGGAGGCCGCGATGCCCACCCCCGACGAGCTGCCAGGCTCCGACCAGCTGACCGACCTCGCCGAGGGCGCCGCCCGGATCCGTCCGGACCTCGTCGCCCTGCGCCGCGAGCTGCACACCGAGCCGGAGATCGGCCTCGACCTGCCCCGCACCCAGGCCCGGATCCTCGCGGCCCTCGACGGGCTGCCGCTGGAGATCACCCTCGGCAAGGAGCTGAGCTCGGTCACCGCCGTCCTGCGCGGCGGCCGCCCCGGCCCCAACGTGCTGCTCCGCGCCGACATGGACGCCCTGCCGGTGCACGAGACCAGCGGCCTGCCCTACGCCTCCCGGGTGCCCGGGGCCATGCACGCCTGCGGGCACGACCTGCACGTGGCCGGACTGGTCGGCGCCGCCCGGCTGCTCGCCGAACGCCGAGCGGAGCTGCCCGGCAACGTGGTGCTGATGTTCCAGCCCGGCGAGGAGGGTGCGGGCGGCGCGGAGCGCATGATCGCCGAGGGCGTCCTCGACGCGGCGGGCGAGCGCGTCGTGGGCGCGTACGCCCTGCACGTCGGCGCCGCGCTGCTGCCGAACGGCATGGTGGCCACCCGCCCCGGGCCGGCCATGGCCGCCTGCGACACTCTGCACGTCACCCTGCGCGGCAGGGGCGGCCACGGCTCCAGCCCGTACGCGGCGCTCGACCCGGTGCCCGCGGCCTGCGAGGCCGTGCTCGCCCTCCAGTCGATGGTCACCCGCCGGTTCGACGCCTTCGACCCGGTGGTACTGACCGTCGGGATGCTGCACGCCGGTACCGCCTCCAACGTGATCCCGGACGATGCGGTCTTCGCGGCGACCATCCGGTCCTTCTCCCCGCAGGCCCGCGACCGGGTGCACGAGGAGGCGCTGCGCGTCGTCCGCGGTGTCGCCGCCGCCCACGGCCTGGAGGCGGACGCCCGGATCGAGCCCGGCTACCCGGTGACCGTCAACGACCCGCTGGAGGCCGCGTTCGTCGCGGGCACCGCCCGGCGCCTGCTCGGCGAGCAGCGCTTCGTCGAGATGCCGACCCCGATCGCCGGCTCGGAGGACTTCGGCGTGGTGGGCGAGATCGTCCCGTCCGCGTACCTGATGCTGGGCGCCTGCCCGCCCGGGCGCGACCCGTTCGCCGCCGCCTACAACCACTCGCCGGAGGCGGAGTTCGACGACGGCGTCCTCGACACCGGCGCCGCCCTGCTGGCGGCACTGGCGATCGGCCGCCTTCAGCGCGGCTGAGCCCCGGCCGGCCGCGGCGGCGCGGTGCGCGGGTCGATCGGCACGTAGCCCCTGGCCCGGCCCTCGCCGTCCAGCAGCCGGCCGACCAGCTTCACCGTCCGCAGGGTCAGCTGCCGCTCCCGGACCCGGCTGTCCGGGAAGCGGCGGCCCAGCTCCGCCTCCAGCCGCCGAACATCGCCGAGCCGCTGGGTGAACAGGTACGCCGCCAGGTTCGCGTCGCCCACCGTCACCGCGCACATCCGGGTCTGCGGCTGCTCGCACAGCCACCGGGCGGCGGCCGGCAGTCGGTCGGCGGGCAGGTCGAGCCAGAGCATCGTCCCCAGCGGATGGCCCGTCAGCCGGGGCGAGGCGTCGCAGCGCAGCACCAGCCGGCCGGAGGCCCGCAGCTCGGTCAGCCGCCGCCGCACCGTCGTCGCCGGCAGGCCGGTGCGCTGCGCCAGCTCCGCGTACGGCATCCGCCCGTCCGCGCCGAGCGCGTGCAGCAGGTGCAGGTCGTCCAGCAGGTCGCGGGTGACGCCCCGGTCGCTGCCGCCGGCCGGCGGCCCGGCGATGGCGGCCCGCTGGTCGGCGTCCAGCGCGCCGTCCCGCCAGTGGCTGCCCTCCCGGAGCATCCGCTCCACCATCGACGTCCGGCTGCGCAGCACGCCCGGCACCGTGCCCAGGCGCTCCAGCACGTACGCGCTGAGCTGTGCCGGGTCCAGGCCGGCGACCGTCACCATCAGGTCGGCCCGCCCGCTCACCACCTCGATGCTGGCCGCCTGCGGATCACCGGCC
The Kitasatospora paranensis genome window above contains:
- a CDS encoding HAD family hydrolase; protein product: MTATPPRPRLIATDLDGTLLCRGGTVSERTAAALAAAERAGLRVVFVTGRPPRWMAQLSPHIGGHGVAICSNGGAVVDVHRGELLETFPLDREATLAVVRALRERLPGTAFAFEFPGGFAREPEYTLVMWESDKPHPVAPAEQLIAEGRVDGLFKLLAKHPVLDPDTFLREAREAAGHVVEITRSSPVSLVEISAAGVTKASTLARWCGEQGIDRSEVVAFGDMPNDLEMLAWAGASYAVANAHPDVLAAVAQHTVSNEDDGVAAVIETLF
- a CDS encoding protein phosphatase; its protein translation is MRTRQRDRDVPGPSAPWNEIVPGLWMGGHWWLGPEGIEPAVVRSEFDTVVSLVDIPGHGPDPQVAHHCGPVPDGPLSPGQIDTVIRLAGRTAEALRSGRTVLVRCHSGYNRSGLVTARALVDLGHGTEEAVELIRRRRSPWALHNRLFVDYLGTGLETALLLTGLGPD
- a CDS encoding M20 family metallopeptidase gives rise to the protein MPTPDELPGSDQLTDLAEGAARIRPDLVALRRELHTEPEIGLDLPRTQARILAALDGLPLEITLGKELSSVTAVLRGGRPGPNVLLRADMDALPVHETSGLPYASRVPGAMHACGHDLHVAGLVGAARLLAERRAELPGNVVLMFQPGEEGAGGAERMIAEGVLDAAGERVVGAYALHVGAALLPNGMVATRPGPAMAACDTLHVTLRGRGGHGSSPYAALDPVPAACEAVLALQSMVTRRFDAFDPVVLTVGMLHAGTASNVIPDDAVFAATIRSFSPQARDRVHEEALRVVRGVAAAHGLEADARIEPGYPVTVNDPLEAAFVAGTARRLLGEQRFVEMPTPIAGSEDFGVVGEIVPSAYLMLGACPPGRDPFAAAYNHSPEAEFDDGVLDTGAALLAALAIGRLQRG
- a CDS encoding Lrp/AsnC family transcriptional regulator translates to MIDELDLALVDALRVDPRASWSRLAAPLGVDPATLSRRWARLSAGGDAWVSCYPSPERLGHGLSALVEVECRADAVASVAAELAGDPQAASIEVVSGRADLMVTVAGLDPAQLSAYVLERLGTVPGVLRSRTSMVERMLREGSHWRDGALDADQRAAIAGPPAGGSDRGVTRDLLDDLHLLHALGADGRMPYAELAQRTGLPATTVRRRLTELRASGRLVLRCDASPRLTGHPLGTMLWLDLPADRLPAAARWLCEQPQTRMCAVTVGDANLAAYLFTQRLGDVRRLEAELGRRFPDSRVRERQLTLRTVKLVGRLLDGEGRARGYVPIDPRTAPPRPAGAQPR